CTTTGGGTGGCAGGTCAGTCATTTGGGCTACACCGAgtcctcctccagcagctAAGATACAATTCTTCACCGCGAGTGGTAAATCGATGTTATGCAATGTGCGTCTGCGCACACTGGACTTGCGCAGCACCAGGGGCCTCACCTTCTTCTACATTGGGTCTTCTCTACGGGCTACTCATTCTCACACGTCTCGCTTCCCCACTGCGTTGACGACATACGCGCGTTTGTCTGAACTCGATCGAAGGGATGTGGTTTGGGCACATGTCCCCATCGCACCCAATGATCGGATTATCGGATTAGGTATACGGACAAGTGGCATGGAAGATGATTTCACTTCACCTTCTGTTCTGGTAAGTCTCATCTTCTCGAGGTGCAGATCATAATAGCTGACCAACCAAGATTCGTACTGAACTTGCAGGTGATACTGTCATCAGCCCTCAGCCCAGGCCTGTTTCCCGTGACTTGGCTCTCGTCCTCATTAAGGATTATAGCTGTGGCATTATACCAGAGTCTCTCGCATATGGTTTACCTCCTACTGACGGTGAACACATGCTTGTCGCGGTGGCAGCAAGGTCAACTAAACCTAACGCAAAATCAACACGTCTATTCCCTCgcacaacatcatcaacaataacccacagctgcagctgtgTTCTTCTCCGAACCCAGATACCTCTCCAAGGGACCACCCGGATTGATGTATTCACTTGCAAAGCCACTGATCTATGCAGAGGAATGCTATTTGGGTACGAGGATGGGGCCCAGAGGGCTGTTGGTCAATGCCGGTTGGGAATTGACAACGTAACAACCTACATCAACCCCACGAGGATTTGTTACAGTGATGCGATGTGGCCTCATTGCTGTGCTGGCGATGATAATTGTTCGAACGAAGATATAATGAACGAGGAAATTGAACATTGCGAGGAGATAGAATGCAGCACATCAAGGTTCCAGGGTTGAATGCTCCAGCGGCACAGACGAGCATCATCACAACGACAGTGGTGAGCATATGGTCTGCGTACCCATCAAAGGATACCCCGATTGCCACTGGGATGACCGATGGCCTCGACTGGAGATACAGGAGCATGCCCCTGAAGCAGTTGCGGCAATGATGCGGTAGAAATCCCCTCGAATTCACGGTATAATGCATCACAGCACATTCACAACAACCTCGGAAATACAGCTTCAGGCAAATCAGCTCAGCTGTGCTCTTCAGTCCATTTCTATATTGCATGTCCCATGCACATAACAAAATTCCAGTCTACgtcgtttcgtttcgttcAAATTCGCTAAATCTGTGACCCAAATAACAACATCCGCCTTTTACAGAACTAAACATCACATTTTATGAACCCAACGCCGAATGTTACACGACCCAGATATGCAGCATGCCTTTCTCGTCAACTCGCTCTAAGTTCGCAGGAATGTCTTGAATACCTGCGAATTGGTGCAGTCTTCATAGGGGTATCCGATCTTGCGCAAAAATGACTCCAGCTCAGGAACCTCGTCGTCAGGACACAAGATGCCAGTAACAATCTTGCCCACGTCACCGCCGTAGTTACGGTACTGGAACAGGCTGATGTTGAACTTGGGTCGAAGTGTCACGAGGAACTTCTCGAGAGCTCCCGGTCTCTCGGGGAAGGTGAACATGTATAGTCGCTCATTGGGAACGCCGGATCGACCACCGACGAGGTATCGAATGTGACTCTTTGCGAGTTCATCTTGTGATAGATCGGTCACGTTCATGTTATTGGATTGAATGCGGTCCATGAGAGAGCGGAGTTCCTCTGATCGCTGGTGGGCGGGAGCGGTCAGAGACACAccgatgaggatgttggcgACCTCGTCTGTCGAGTATCGGTAGGTGAACTCGGTAACGGCATGGggcatgatgttgttgatgagctcagAGAATGCTCCAGGCTGCTCGGGAATCTGCACGGCAAGCAAAGCCTCCTTACCCTCACCCATGGTGGCACGCTCAGCGACAAATCTCAGACGGTCAAAGTTCATGTTGGCGCCTGATGTGATGGCAATGAGGTTTCGCTTCGAGTCGTTTGAGGGGTTTTGGGAGACATATTTCTTGAGACCGGCGATGGAGAGGGCTCCAGCGGGCTCGAGGCCAGATCGGGTGTCGTCGTACATGTCCTTGATAGCGGCGCAGATCTCGTCGGTCGTGACTTCAACAACGTCGTCGATAACCTCCTTGCAGATGCGGAATGTCTCCTCGCCAGGAATCTTGACGGCAGCACCATCTGCAAACAGGCCGACCTCCTTGAGCAATACCCTCTCTCCCGCCTTCAAGGACTGCgccatggcattggcatcgTGGGCCTCGACGCCGATAATCTTGACGTGAGGAGCCATGCGCTTGACATACAGACCAATTCCGGCAATgagaccaccaccgccgacaCCGCAGAAGATGGCCTCcaccttggccatgttgaccTGGCCAAACAATTCGTTTCCAATGGTTCCCTGACCAGCGATAACATACGGATCGTCGAAGGGAGGGATGTTGATAAGACCATCTTGCACCTCTCTTCTCGCGCACTCCTCCTTGGCCGCATCGAAATCAGCGCCATGCAACACAACATGGCCGCCCAAACGAGCAACATTCAAGTGCTTGATACTAGGAGTCGCTTCGGGCATGACAATGGTCGCAgggatcttgagcttgcgtGCCGAAAAAGCAACGCCCTGAGCGTGGTTACCGGCTGAACAGCACACAACAcccttccagctcttctttGGGTCGAGATGGGCCATCTTGTTGTAAGCGCCGCgcagcttgaagctgaatACGGGTTGCTCGTCTTCACGCTTGAGGAGGACATTGCATTCGAGTCggttgctgaggttgatggcgtGTGTGAGGGGAGTGACCTTGCAGGCCTCGTAGACTCGGGATGTGGCGCTGGCGATAAGACGAAGGTACTGAGTGAGAGTGTCAGCTCCGCAATTGGTATTAGTTGAGGGGTTTATTATACTCACATCTGGGTATCCTGTAGGGAGGAGATACTCGTCAGGCACAATCTCCTTAATACGCGCCCGCTTCTCTTCCGACGGTGTAGACGGATTGGCGCTGTACtctgtcaaggccattccGGTCATCGGCGTATGCGGCCGAGAATGAGAGTCGCCGTTTGTGCCATTGGTAGTGCCATTCACGGCGCCGTTGACAGGCACCGCAACGATgggatcttgagctgagGGCATCGTGTGAGGGAATGTGTGAAGAGGGTATGTGAAAAAGGGAAAACAAAGGTTGGAGTGAGGAAAAGGTAAATATTATTTAGTCCTTCTCGCTCTAGTCACCGCCGAACGACCGGACCTGAATTTTTGTTGGACACCAGCTGTGAGTCAATTGGCACAGGGGTGACGTCGAATTGTGGGGTG
This genomic interval from Fusarium verticillioides 7600 chromosome 1, whole genome shotgun sequence contains the following:
- a CDS encoding threonine ammonia-lyase, biosynthetic, producing MPSAQDPIVAVPVNGAVNGTTNGTNGDSHSRPHTPMTGMALTEYSANPSTPSEEKRARIKEIVPDEYLLPTGYPDYLRLIASATSRVYEACKVTPLTHAINLSNRLECNVLLKREDEQPVFSFKLRGAYNKMAHLDPKKSWKGVVCCSAGNHAQGVAFSARKLKIPATIVMPEATPSIKHLNVARLGGHVVLHGADFDAAKEECARREVQDGLINIPPFDDPYVIAGQGTIGNELFGQVNMAKVEAIFCGVGGGGLIAGIGLYVKRMAPHVKIIGVEAHDANAMAQSLKAGERVLLKEVGLFADGAAVKIPGEETFRICKEVIDDVVEVTTDEICAAIKDMYDDTRSGLEPAGALSIAGLKKYVSQNPSNDSKRNLIAITSGANMNFDRLRFVAERATMGEGKEALLAVQIPEQPGAFSELINNIMPHAVTEFTYRYSTDEVANILIGVSLTAPAHQRSEELRSLMDRIQSNNMNVTDLSQDELAKSHIRYLVGGRSGVPNERLYMFTFPERPGALEKFLVTLRPKFNISLFQYRNYGGDVGKIVTGILCPDDEVPELESFLRKIGYPYEDCTNSQVFKTFLRT